DNA from Paludisphaera mucosa:
CGCGAGCACATCCTGCTCTCGAACATCCTCGACGCCTCGTGGCGCGAGGGCCGCGACCTCGACCTGACCGACCTCATCCACGGCATCCAGTCGCCGTCGTTCGACAAGGTCGGCGTCATCGACCTGGACGCGTTCTACCCGGCGAAGGACCGCTTCGCCCTGGCGATGCGCCTGAACAACCTGATCGCCTCGCCCGGCTTCGCCGCCTGGATGGAAGGCGACGCGCTCGACGTCGGGGCGCTGCTCGCCACCCCCGAGGGCAAGCCCCGGATCTCGATCCTCTCGATCGCCCACCTGAGCGACGCCGAGCGGATGTTCTTCGTCACGATCCTGCTGAACGAGGTCGTGTCGTGGGTCCGCGCCCAGCCGGGGACGTCGAGCCTGCGGGCGATCCTCTACATGGACGAGATCTTCGGCTTCTTCCCCCCCTCGGCCAACCCGCCTTCGAAGAAGCCGATGCTCACCCTGCTCAAGCAGGCGCGGGCCTTCGGCCTGGGGGTCGTGCTGGCGACCCAGAACCCCGTCGACCTGGACTACAAGGGGCTCTCGAACGCCGGGGCGTGGTTCCTCGGCCGGCTCCAGACCAAGCGCGACAAGGACCGCGTGCTGGAGGGCCTCGAAGGGGCCTCCAACGCCGCCGGCAAGAGCTTCGACCGCGACGAGATGGACAGGACCCTCTCGTCGCTGGGCAAGCGCGTGTTCCTGCTGAACAACGTCCACGAAGACCACCCGATCGTCTTCGAGAGCCGATGGGCCCTCAGCTACCTGCGCGGGCCGCTCAACCGCGAGCAGATCCAGACCCTGATGGCCCCCAGGAAGAAGGCGCTGGCCGCCGCCCCCGCCCGCCGCCCGGACCCCGCCGCGGCGACCACCCGCGCCAAGCCCGCGGCCGTCGCCGAAGTTGATGAGGATGAGGCCCCTGACGAAGCGCCGACCCCGCCCGCCCCGGCGCCGAAGCCGACCCCGACGGCCCGCGAGAGCCGGCCGTCGTCCTCCTCGACGGGCCGCCGTCCGGTCCTCCCGCCCGACGTCCCCGAGTTCTTCGCGGAGACCGCCCCGACGGCGACGGGCGCGGGCCCCGCCTACCGGCCCACGCTCCTGGGGGTGGCCCGGTTGCACTACGTCGAGAAGAAAGTCGGCGTCGACTACTGGGAGACGCTGGCGATCCTCCGGCCCGTCGGCGACGAGCTGCCGGCCGACGTCTGGGAGGGGGGCAAGCAACTCACCGAGCGGATCCCCGTGCTGGACAAGTCTCCCGAGCCCAACGCCACGTTCGCCGACCTGCCCGCGGCCATGACCCGGGCCAAGAGCTACCCCGAGTGGACCAAGGCCCTCAAAAACTACCTGTACCGAGACCGCCGCCTGACCATCTGGACGTGCCCCGAGCTGAAGGCCTACGGCCGCCCCGAGGAGACGGCGCGGGACTTCCGCGCGAGGCTCGCCCAGGCCGCGCGCGAGCGCCGCGACGCCGAGGTCGAGAAGCTCCGCGCGGAGTTCGGCCCCCGCCGCGCCGACCTGGAGAAGAAGCTCCGCGCCGCCCACGAGGCGCTCGAGAAGGAGCAGGAGCGGGCGTCGAAGTCGGGCTGGGACGCCGCCGTGTCGTTCGGGACGTCGGTCCTCGACGCCTTCACCGGCCGCAAGACCTGGACCAAGACCAACGTCAGCAAGGTCGGCACGGCCGCCAAGGCCGCCACCAAGGCCGTGCAGCAGCGCGGCCAGGTCGGCACGGCCCAGGAGCGCGTCGACGCCCTGAACGCCGAGTACGTCGAGCTGGAGACCGAGTTCCAGACCGAGCTCGAGCACATCAAGACCACCCGCAGCCCCGAGCTGCTCAAGCTCGAGCCGCTGGAGCTGACCCCCCGCAAGGCCGACGTCACCATCGACCAGGTCGTCCTCGCCTGGACCGCCGGCCCCGCCGCGACGGACGAGGCGTGACCGCCGGGCCGGGGCCGTCCGCGGCGGGCCGAAGGCCTATCCCTCGGCCGGGCCCGTCGACTATCGTGGAATCCCGCGTGGTGCGGGATCGTTCATTGGCGCGGAGGATGGGCCGTGGTTTCGGCTGAGTTGGATCGTCCCGGTCATGGCCACTCGGCGGGGATGTTCACCCGCATGCGCGAGGCGACCGGCACGGTGTACGGCGACATCGGCACGTCCGTCCTCTACACGCTCATGGAGATCACCCGCGAGACGGTGGCGCTGAAGCACCACGTCCACGGCGAGGAGCTGACGGCCCTCCTCCAGTCGGGCGGCGACCTCGTCAGCCCCCGCGAGGCCCTGGGCGGGCTCAGCCTCGTCTTCTGGGCCCTCATCTTCCTGACGATCAAGTACGACCTGATCATCATGCGGGCCGACAACCACGGCGAGGGGGGGACCTTCGCCCTCTGGGGCCTCCTCAAGGGGTTCTCGGGGAAGATCTTCGGGTTCGCGATGGTCGGCTACCTGGTCGTCGCCGCGGCGGGCCTGCTCGCGGCCGACGGCGTGATCACGCCGCCGATCAGCATGCTCGGCGCTTACGAGCCCCTCGGCGAGTCGCTGGCCGTGGCGGCGACCCTCGTCAGCCTGTTCGTCCTCTTCAAGCCCCAGTGGCGCGGGACGAGCCAGGTGGGGGGGCTGTTCGGCTGGTTCATGATGCTCGTCTGGTTCCCCTGGATCGCCGTCAAGGGCGTCCCCTGGATCCTCCGGAGC
Protein-coding regions in this window:
- a CDS encoding ATP-binding protein; translated protein: MKNEDFEKLGVFYLGKEYDVKEKKTTSSLVLYDSKQLTTHAVCVGMTGSGKTGLCIAMLEEAAIDGIPVIAVDPKGDIGNLLLDFPELRGADFLPWVDADEAARQGMDRDAFADKTAETWREGLAKWGQDGARIQRLKDSVDMAIYTPGSSAGLPMTVLRSFSAPSAALIEQGEAYRERVASAVSGLLALLGVDADPMTSREHILLSNILDASWREGRDLDLTDLIHGIQSPSFDKVGVIDLDAFYPAKDRFALAMRLNNLIASPGFAAWMEGDALDVGALLATPEGKPRISILSIAHLSDAERMFFVTILLNEVVSWVRAQPGTSSLRAILYMDEIFGFFPPSANPPSKKPMLTLLKQARAFGLGVVLATQNPVDLDYKGLSNAGAWFLGRLQTKRDKDRVLEGLEGASNAAGKSFDRDEMDRTLSSLGKRVFLLNNVHEDHPIVFESRWALSYLRGPLNREQIQTLMAPRKKALAAAPARRPDPAAATTRAKPAAVAEVDEDEAPDEAPTPPAPAPKPTPTARESRPSSSSTGRRPVLPPDVPEFFAETAPTATGAGPAYRPTLLGVARLHYVEKKVGVDYWETLAILRPVGDELPADVWEGGKQLTERIPVLDKSPEPNATFADLPAAMTRAKSYPEWTKALKNYLYRDRRLTIWTCPELKAYGRPEETARDFRARLAQAARERRDAEVEKLRAEFGPRRADLEKKLRAAHEALEKEQERASKSGWDAAVSFGTSVLDAFTGRKTWTKTNVSKVGTAAKAATKAVQQRGQVGTAQERVDALNAEYVELETEFQTELEHIKTTRSPELLKLEPLELTPRKADVTIDQVVLAWTAGPAATDEA